A window of Bacteroidota bacterium genomic DNA:
TAATACAGATAGCATCAACACTTACAACAACACCTGGAAGAAAAGTTATACTAAGTGGAGGAGCATTGGCTTCCAACATTTTTTGGCAAGTTTCCAGTTCAGCCAGCTTTGGGACAACTACTGTTTTTAAAGGAACGGTTATGGCATTGGAATCAATCACTTTTGATACAGGTGCTACTCTTGAAGGTAGGGCATTAGCAAGAACAGGTGCTGTTACTATGGAGGGAAATACCATTGTAAAAAACTAAAAATTATTTCGAAATAAATAAAAGGAGCATGGTCATTAAAAAGGATTTATGCTCCTTTTTTTATTGATTAAAAGTTTGAAAAAAGCATATCCGTTTTTTATCTCTCGTAATCAATAATTCATTGTGAAGGACCCGATATAAGGTGCAATTATTCACTAATTATAGGCATTACATAAACAAAATTAATTCCAGGAACCATTAATATTAAATTAATAAAGGTGTGAATGATGTAACTTATTTAAAAAGTTATGTAATACTTCCCTATTGGAAATAACTCACCTTTGTTGAGTGAAAATTAATTCACATTAAACCTTTTTTAATTATGAAAAACAATCTACTCAATTTATTAACGGCAGTTATTCTGTTTTTAATACCTACTATTCTATTTGGCCAGGCACCTAACTTAGGAACAGCTGCTGGATTTGTTCTTTTTTCAACTGATGGCGCTATTGGCAATACTGGTATCTCCCAACTTACAGGGAAGGTAGGAACCAATAACGGATCCAGCACAGGTTTTGGAAATGTAAATGGAGGAATGCATGACAATGATGGGGTAACTGCACAAGCTGCCATAGATTTACTGCTTGCTTACAATGAATTAAATGATGAAATTGCAGATTTTGCACTTGCTCCTTTGCTTGGAAATGGAGACACCTTAATTGCTGGTGTTTATGCAATATCAGCTGCTGCAACTTTAAATTTAGATCTTTTTTTAGATGCAGAAAACGATCCAAATGCTGTATTTGTTTTTCAAATTGCAGGCCCATTTTCCACAAATGCAGATTCAAAAATCAAATTGATTAATGGAGCTAAGGCATGTAATGTGTTTTGGAAAGTTGAAGGACTGGTAAGCATGGCTTCAGGAACAAAAATGAGAGGAACAATTATAGCAAACAATGCTGCAATTGAAATGAACACAGGTGATACCCTTGAAGGAAGAGCACTTACAACTGCCGGAGCTGTTACTGTTAGCGGTGTATTGGCATATACTCCTGTTGGTTGTGGAAGTCCTTCACTTTCGGGTCCAAATGCTCCTGTACTTGGTGAGGCCGCTTGCTATGGAATATTTTCTTCAGACGGACCTATAGTTAATGCTGGAATTTCCACTGTTAATGGTGATGTTGGAGCAAATGTAGGTTTAACCTCTGGTTATGATCCTTTATTAGTAACAGGAAACATTCATCCAATTCCTGATGGGTCAACAGCACAATCTGCATCTGATTTATTGCTTGCCTACAATTATTTAAATATGCTTCCACATGATATCGAATTACTTTATCCGGCACAATTTGGTGGCAACCTGGTTCTTACTCCTCATACATATGCTTTAAACGGAGCAACAACTTTTACAGATACACTTTATCTTAATGCCATGGGAAATGCAAATGCAGTATTCATTATTAAGATAAATGGAGCCCTTTCTACAAGTACTTATTCAAAAGTTATACTGGTTAATGGAACAAAAGCAGAAAATGTTTATTGGATGATTAATGGGGCTGTAGACATAAATGATTATTCTGTTTTTAACGGAACTATTGTTTCTCAGGGCGCTATTAATTTATTTACAGGAGTAACCCTTAACGGTAGAGCCCTTACAGGTGTAGGAGCTATAGAAACTGCTGCAATTGATGGCAATGCTTTAATTCCTGCAAGTTGTCCATCAACTCTAGGTGTTCAAACACTTGGTCAATCAAATTCAGTTGAAAAGGTAACGGTTTATCCTAATCCATTCCGTACTTATACCAACATCACAATAAAAGATGCATCACAAATTAATAAATCTGTTTTACATGTTTACAATGTTTTTGGAGCAGAAGTAATGAATAAAGTCATTACCAGTCAATCAACTACTCTTGATACAAGTAATCTTCCTTCTGGGCCTTATTTCTATAAAGTTATTGGTAATGACAAAACTGTTCAGTCAGGTAAAATGATTATACAACAGTAAATAAAACAAGAAAAAAAGCTGCCCTTAATCCTAATTGAAAAAGGATTAAGGGCTTTTTTTTTCTTTCAAATTCAAGTGTGAAAAGGATAAACATGCATTACAAGAGTTGGAAAAAGCAAAACAAAATTGTTATATCCAAGAATAAATATTCCATAAAAAAACCTTTCGTTTTTGAACAAAAAACATTTTCTATCCTGCTAATCTAAACTAAAGAAAAATAATTATGAACGATAATGAACTCATCAACATTTTTATTATTGAAGACAATAGGTTATTCATGCTAACATTAAAAGCACATATAGAAATTGCTTTTGTTAACCAAAAAATGAAA
This region includes:
- a CDS encoding DUF3494 domain-containing protein, with amino-acid sequence MKNNLLNLLTAVILFLIPTILFGQAPNLGTAAGFVLFSTDGAIGNTGISQLTGKVGTNNGSSTGFGNVNGGMHDNDGVTAQAAIDLLLAYNELNDEIADFALAPLLGNGDTLIAGVYAISAAATLNLDLFLDAENDPNAVFVFQIAGPFSTNADSKIKLINGAKACNVFWKVEGLVSMASGTKMRGTIIANNAAIEMNTGDTLEGRALTTAGAVTVSGVLAYTPVGCGSPSLSGPNAPVLGEAACYGIFSSDGPIVNAGISTVNGDVGANVGLTSGYDPLLVTGNIHPIPDGSTAQSASDLLLAYNYLNMLPHDIELLYPAQFGGNLVLTPHTYALNGATTFTDTLYLNAMGNANAVFIIKINGALSTSTYSKVILVNGTKAENVYWMINGAVDINDYSVFNGTIVSQGAINLFTGVTLNGRALTGVGAIETAAIDGNALIPASCPSTLGVQTLGQSNSVEKVTVYPNPFRTYTNITIKDASQINKSVLHVYNVFGAEVMNKVITSQSTTLDTSNLPSGPYFYKVIGNDKTVQSGKMIIQQ